The Candidatus Phytoplasma asteris DNA segment AATTGAAAAACATTTCGTTGTGCTAATTGGGTTTTTAAATGCGAAAAGTTGCTATGAATTATTTCAATTGGCAAATGTGGGGGCAAGATTTTTTTAGCGTTTGTGCAAGCTTCTACATCTTGGTCAAAAGAATATAAAAACCCTTGTTGCAAAAGATTTGCAATTTCTATAGTATGCCCACATTGTCCTAAAGTGGCATCTACATAAATACCTTCGGGCTTTATTTTTAAAAAATCTATGGCTTCTTGTTTGAGAACTGAAATGTGGTTAAAATGTGTTTTATTCATGGATTTTACCTCGCTTGCAAAGTTAAAAAATGTGATTAAAAATAATAAATGGTGGAAAAATAAAAGGAAGGTGAGATGAATTGCAATTATAAAAAAAATAGTTAAATTACACAATATTATTTGTAATTTAACTTATTTTATCAATTGTGAAATGGTACCTAAATATTAATTACTTAAAGACAAATTTAACTTTATCATTAATAATTTCTTCCAAAGCTTTACCAACTACTTTATTACACACAAGTTCAGGCAATTCTTTTTTTTGAGCTTCTATCACATGAGCAGTTTTGCTTGCAATATGAACTAATTTGTATTTGGAATTAATTTGATCCAACAATTTATCAATCGAAGGATAGATCAAACCTTCCTTATTGTATTTTTTTTTATTTGTTTTACTATTGTTCTGCATAACCATTATCCTCCAATATTTTTAAATAATTACGAATACTGCGTTTCGTTTTGGCATGTTCTGCTCTAATAATTGCAATAATACGGTCAGCAGCATTAGCCACTTCATCATTTACTACAATATAATCGTATTTGTGAGCTAAGTGAAACTCGTTATTGGCTTTGGCAATTCGTTTTGCAATATTTGCTTCTTGTTCAGTGCCGCGTTTTTTTAAACGATCGTAGAGAGCTTTTTTTTCAGGCGGAACCAAAAAAATAAAAACTGTGTTTGGCATACGCTTTTTTCTTAAATGAGTGGCTCCTTCAACTTCAATTTCTAAAAACACTTCTTTTCCTTGTTTTAAAAAATCTTGAATTTGCTTTTTAGGAGTTCCATAATAATGATCAATAAATTTAGCCCATTCTAAAAAACAATTATTTTCAATCCCTTTTTCAAATTCTTCTTTAGTTAGAAAATGGTAATCTTGACCGTCTTGTTC contains these protein-coding regions:
- a CDS encoding DNA-directed RNA polymerase subunit omega; amino-acid sequence: MVMQNNSKTNKKKYNKEGLIYPSIDKLLDQINSKYKLVHIASKTAHVIEAQKKELPELVCNKVVGKALEEIINDKVKFVFK
- the gmk gene encoding guanylate kinase; the encoded protein is MKLNKKGLLIVLSGPSGVGKATVRKALFEMTNHNFVYSVSATTRKPRPGEQDGQDYHFLTKEEFEKGIENNCFLEWAKFIDHYYGTPKKQIQDFLKQGKEVFLEIEVEGATHLRKKRMPNTVFIFLVPPEKKALYDRLKKRGTEQEANIAKRIAKANNEFHLAHKYDYIVVNDEVANAADRIIAIIRAEHAKTKRSIRNYLKILEDNGYAEQ